One region of Termitidicoccus mucosus genomic DNA includes:
- a CDS encoding ADP-ribosylglycohydrolase family protein — translation MKKNKIHLIAIGLLAGSMISLASAQTAELRKISLAEYRDKMKAGWVGQIAGVCWGGPTEFKWKAAVIPAEKMPAWKPEMINNAFKQDDLYVEMTFLRSMEEHGFDVSQRQAGIDFANSGYKLWHANREGRKNLRCGIAPPDCSHPQFNAHADDIDYQIEADFSGLIAPGMPGAVIELGDKFGRLMNYGDGVYGGVFIGAMYAAAFFENDVEKIIATALQSIPADSQYAEMVRDMLQWHREEPGDWEKTWRKVEKKYQDNPRYRRVSCDTSEYNIDAKINGAYVLMGLLYGEDDPDKTIIISTRCGQDSDCNPSSAAGVLFTTLGFARLPARFTEKLDESREFSHTAYNFPLLVNVCEKLARQAVVGAGGHIEKDAAGEEFFIIPIQKPQPGPALKSWMPGPPANSRYTSAERAQIKYSEFLTMQDAVSHWCPGWIIADCGLQMNSGMQEEFQGRRNILLTHPKARDVPCVLSREVILPEGKTTRLLLSITHARNGGDWDLVVRVNQKELLRQTIGGDKKPAWIDLAVDLSSYAGKKIQIELLNQSNDWKREAAYWSRIEIESR, via the coding sequence ATGAAAAAAAACAAGATACACCTAATCGCCATTGGTCTGCTGGCTGGTTCGATGATCAGCCTGGCTTCGGCGCAGACGGCGGAATTGCGTAAAATATCGCTCGCGGAATACCGCGACAAAATGAAAGCAGGCTGGGTTGGCCAGATCGCCGGGGTCTGCTGGGGCGGTCCCACCGAGTTCAAATGGAAAGCCGCCGTCATCCCTGCGGAAAAAATGCCCGCATGGAAGCCGGAAATGATCAACAACGCCTTCAAGCAGGACGATCTTTATGTGGAAATGACGTTTCTGCGCAGCATGGAGGAGCACGGTTTCGACGTTTCCCAGCGGCAGGCGGGGATCGATTTTGCCAACAGCGGTTACAAGCTCTGGCATGCCAACCGGGAAGGCCGCAAAAACCTGCGGTGCGGCATTGCCCCGCCGGATTGCTCGCATCCGCAATTCAATGCCCATGCCGACGATATTGACTATCAAATCGAGGCCGATTTCTCCGGCTTGATCGCGCCGGGGATGCCGGGGGCCGTTATTGAGCTTGGCGACAAATTCGGGCGGCTGATGAATTACGGCGACGGCGTTTATGGCGGGGTGTTTATTGGCGCCATGTATGCGGCGGCCTTTTTTGAAAACGACGTGGAAAAAATCATTGCAACCGCGCTCCAGTCCATTCCGGCGGACTCCCAGTATGCCGAAATGGTGCGCGACATGCTGCAATGGCACCGGGAGGAGCCCGGCGACTGGGAAAAAACGTGGCGGAAGGTGGAGAAAAAATACCAAGACAATCCGCGTTACCGGCGGGTGTCCTGCGACACGAGTGAATACAACATAGATGCCAAAATCAACGGCGCGTATGTTTTGATGGGATTGCTTTACGGCGAAGACGATCCGGACAAGACCATCATTATTTCCACGAGGTGCGGCCAGGATTCCGACTGCAACCCGTCCAGCGCGGCCGGCGTGCTGTTCACCACACTCGGTTTCGCCAGACTTCCGGCGCGATTTACCGAAAAGTTGGATGAAAGCCGGGAGTTTTCCCACACAGCGTATAATTTCCCTCTGTTGGTGAATGTTTGCGAAAAACTCGCCCGGCAGGCGGTGGTCGGGGCCGGCGGTCATATTGAGAAAGATGCCGCGGGGGAAGAATTCTTTATCATTCCGATTCAAAAACCGCAGCCCGGCCCAGCCCTGAAAAGCTGGATGCCCGGGCCGCCGGCCAATTCCCGTTACACCTCCGCCGAGCGCGCTCAGATCAAATACAGCGAGTTTCTTACCATGCAGGATGCGGTCTCCCATTGGTGTCCCGGCTGGATCATCGCCGATTGCGGTCTGCAAATGAACTCGGGCATGCAGGAGGAGTTCCAAGGCAGACGGAACATCCTTCTGACGCATCCGAAGGCTCGCGACGTGCCGTGCGTTTTGAGCCGCGAAGTAATCCTCCCCGAGGGGAAAACCACCCGGCTGTTGCTTTCAATCACTCATGCCCGGAATGGCGGCGACTGGGATTTGGTTGTGAGGGTCAACCAAAAGGAATTGCTCAGGCAAACCATAGGAGGGGACAAAAAACCGGCATGGATCGACCTCGCGGTTGATCTTTCCTCGTATGCCGGTAAAAAAATCCAAATCGAACTCCTGAACCAGTCCAACGACTGGAAGAGGGAGGCCGCTTACTGGTCGCGCATTGAGATCGAGAGCCGGTGA
- a CDS encoding Gfo/Idh/MocA family protein, producing MISPSNTTSALDTPPCDIDRRTFVKTVSTATIGFAAGGSVLGAATAAAPSGALVTATGPRRRYAIVGCGSRHRMYLTAILENYKHIAELVGVCDMNEGRAKRSQKVAEKAGVKIKAYYPSAPNPRTPDFDRIIPEFETMIRETRPDIVIVTTVDTAHDLYLVRAMELGCDTITEKPMTITAEKCQRILDTQKRTGKKVRVTFNYRYSPPRTQVKDILMSGEIGEILSVDFQWLLNTRHGTDYFRRWHSNKKNSGGLMLHKATHHFDLVNWWLSASPVSVTAVGKREFYTPEMIRRMGLSGPHERCMTCPEGKQCGFYIDMPNSSGLKSLYLDNEKYDGYMRDRCVFRPDIDIEDTMNVVVKYDTGPTLNYTLNAFNAWEGYQIAFNGTQGRLEHSIVEAMYVNGADSDDAQGAIKAGGTKIRVIPLRDSARDIKPWKGTGSHGGGDTVMLDDIFLPNPPADKYQRNSDERGGAASILIGAAANISFVTGKTVHMSDMVKNFLRPDYPRMPSHATPVPMPRQLKDNVLNRPNPVEETNKKT from the coding sequence ATGATCTCCCCATCAAACACCACCAGCGCCCTCGACACGCCGCCGTGCGACATCGACCGTCGCACCTTCGTGAAAACAGTCTCCACCGCCACCATCGGATTTGCCGCTGGCGGCTCCGTACTCGGTGCGGCGACTGCCGCGGCCCCCTCCGGCGCTCTGGTCACGGCCACTGGTCCGCGCCGCCGCTATGCCATCGTCGGCTGCGGCAGCCGACACCGCATGTATCTCACCGCCATTCTTGAGAACTATAAACACATCGCCGAACTCGTCGGCGTATGCGACATGAACGAGGGCCGCGCGAAACGCTCGCAAAAAGTCGCTGAGAAAGCCGGCGTGAAAATCAAGGCCTATTATCCCTCCGCGCCCAACCCACGGACGCCGGACTTCGACCGCATCATCCCGGAATTCGAAACCATGATCCGGGAGACCAGGCCCGACATCGTCATCGTCACCACGGTGGACACCGCGCACGACCTCTACTTGGTCCGTGCGATGGAGCTTGGCTGCGACACCATCACGGAAAAGCCGATGACCATCACCGCCGAGAAATGCCAGCGCATCCTCGACACGCAAAAGCGCACCGGCAAAAAAGTCCGCGTCACCTTCAACTACCGCTACTCCCCGCCACGCACCCAGGTGAAGGACATCCTCATGTCCGGCGAGATCGGCGAGATCCTCTCCGTCGATTTCCAATGGCTGCTCAACACCCGCCACGGCACCGACTATTTCCGCCGCTGGCACAGCAACAAGAAAAACTCCGGCGGCCTCATGCTGCACAAGGCCACGCACCATTTCGACCTCGTCAACTGGTGGCTCAGCGCCTCCCCCGTCTCGGTCACCGCCGTCGGCAAGCGCGAATTCTACACGCCCGAAATGATCCGGCGCATGGGGCTGAGCGGCCCCCACGAACGCTGCATGACCTGCCCCGAGGGGAAACAATGCGGCTTCTACATCGACATGCCGAACAGCTCCGGCCTCAAATCCCTCTACCTTGACAACGAAAAATACGACGGCTATATGCGCGATCGTTGTGTGTTCCGGCCCGATATCGACATCGAGGACACGATGAACGTCGTCGTGAAATACGACACTGGCCCCACGCTTAACTACACTCTCAATGCCTTCAATGCGTGGGAAGGCTACCAGATCGCCTTCAACGGCACGCAGGGACGCCTTGAACACTCCATCGTCGAGGCAATGTATGTGAATGGCGCCGATAGCGACGATGCGCAGGGTGCGATCAAGGCCGGCGGCACAAAAATCCGCGTCATCCCTCTGCGCGACAGCGCCCGCGACATCAAGCCTTGGAAAGGCACCGGCAGCCACGGTGGCGGCGACACCGTCATGCTTGATGACATTTTCCTGCCCAATCCTCCCGCCGACAAATACCAGCGCAATTCCGACGAGCGTGGCGGCGCGGCCTCCATCCTCATCGGCGCGGCAGCCAACATCAGTTTTGTCACTGGCAAGACTGTCCACATGTCCGACATGGTCAAAAACTTCCTGCGCCCCGACTACCCTCGTATGCCCTCGCACGCCACCCCCGTGCCCATGCCGCGCCAGCTCAAGGATAATGTCCTCAATCGCCCCAATCCTGTCGAAGAAACTAATAAAAAAACATAA